From a region of the Cucumis sativus cultivar 9930 chromosome 6, Cucumber_9930_V3, whole genome shotgun sequence genome:
- the LOC101208401 gene encoding probable mitochondrial adenine nucleotide transporter BTL3 encodes MHGNHQSWLTHLIKSDPSDSIFLGGLFLDDNLPPSFVSLISSKTSSGSASFSPSCSHSRHKTLNFQILGRGRRRVSDGGGCGFLSVSLSANGSGENGDYIQDSEDYLGQNGNKGSMEKAIHHEEEEEEREEKAVLRGSGAMNMTKHLWAGAVAAMVSRTFVAPLERLKLEYIVRGEQKNLIELIKTIASSQGLNGFWKGNFVNILRTAPFKAINFYAYDTYRNQLLRWSGNEETTNFERFIAGAAAGITATVLCIPMDTIRTKMVAPGGEALGGVIGTFRHMIQTEGFFSLYKGLVPSIISMAPSGAVFYGVYDILKSAYLHSPEGRKRIQNMKEGGQELNALEQLELGTIRTLLYGAIAGAFAEAATYPFEVVRRQLQMQVRETKLSAVATCAKIVNQGGIPALYAGLIPSLLQVLPSAAISYLVYEFMKIVLKVESS; translated from the exons ATGCACGGAAACCACCAATCCTGGTTAACCCATTTGATCAAATCCGACCCATCTGATTCGATCTTCCTCGGAGGGTTGTTTCTTGACGACAATCTTCCTCCCTCTTTCGTTTCGCTAATCTCTTCTAAAACCTCTTCTGGGTCGGCTTCATTTTCTCCCTCTTGCTCTCACAGTCGTCACAAGACtcttaactttcaaattttgggtCGCGGAAGAAGGCGAGTTTCCGATGGAGGTGGGTGCGGTTTTTTATCTGTGAGCTTGTCTGCAAATGGGAGTGGAGAGAATGGAGATTACATTCAGGATTCGGAAGATTATTTGGGACAAAATGGGAATAAAGGTTCGATGGAGAAGGCTATTCAtcatgaggaagaagaagaagagagggaAGAGAAAGCTGTATTGCGAGGATCTGGTGCTATGAATATGACCAAGCATCTGTGGGCCGGAGCTGTTGCTGCTATGGTTTCAAG AACTTTCGTTGCGCCTCTTGAGAGATTGAAGCTAGAGTACATAGTTCGCGGTGAGCAGAAAAACCTTATTGAACTGATCAAGACCATAGCATCTTCTCAAGGTCTGAACGGTTTTTGGAAAGGAAATTTTGTCAACATTCTTCGCACTGCTCCTTTTAAGGCTATCAATTTCTATGCTTATGATACATACAGAAATCAGTTGTTGAGATGGTCCGGAAATGAGGAAACCACTAATTTTGAGCGGTTTATCGCTGGTGCTGCTGCCGGAATTACTGCAACTGTACTGTGCATTCCTATGGACACT ATCCGGACTAAGATGGTGGCACCAGGTGGGGAAGCCTTGGGTGGTGTCATTGGTACCTTTCGCCACATGATCCAAACTGAAggctttttttctctttacaaggGTTTAGTACCCTCAATTATTAGCATGGCACCGTCAGGTGCAGTGTTTTATGGTGTTTATGATATACTAAAATCAGCTTACCTACATTCACCagaaggaaggaaaagaatccaaaatatgaaagaagGTGGTCAGGAGTTGAATGCTTTGGAACAATTAGAATTAGGTACTATAAGAACATTATTGTATGGTGCCATAGCAGGGGCATTTGCTGAAGCTGCTACATATCCATTTGAAGTTGTGAGGAGGCAGCTCCAAATGCAAGTTAGGGAAACAAAGCTGAGTGCAGTTGCAACTTGTGCCAAGATTGTTAATCAAGGGGGTATCCCCGCTCTTTATGCGGGCTTAATTCCTAGCTTATTACAG GTTTTACCATCAGCTGCCATAAGCTATCTCGTGTACGAATTTATGAAGATAGTTCTGAAAGTAGAATCATCGTAA